A window of Mucilaginibacter paludis DSM 18603 contains these coding sequences:
- the lepB gene encoding signal peptidase I — translation MNILEFIVAFILLIILPFIGWYKLFEKAGQPGWMGLVPILNIYIMLKICGRPLWWMFLLLIPGIGIIVAVGISVDVLKSFGKIKVGDQFKGIVLACYFIPKWGFDSETKYLGPSASPEFREKYTSILKKSSTQEWTEAIIFAVVAATLIRTLFIEAYTIPTPSMERSLLVGDFLFVSKVNYGARTPMTPVAFPFAHHTMPLINTKAYWDGIKIPYYRLPGLSEVKKGDVVVFNYPMDADSPLYRPVDKRENYIKRCQGTPGDTLSLVDAQVYVNGKAAPNPPGEQIDYTMTASTELNPKILDDLHITYYESNPNPTMTKEAASTLKGYSNIQSISPKITPKGTDPMGPVFPVYPLYKVYKLNNKVPDYKWNLDNFGPIIIPKKGWTVKLDSLTFPIYARAIEIYEGNKLEVKGGDIFINGAKATTYTFKMNYYWMMGDNRHDSLDSRFWGFVPEDHIVGKALFIWMSWDDNASFLNKIRWSRLFRGIH, via the coding sequence GTGAATATATTAGAATTTATTGTTGCCTTTATATTGTTAATTATATTGCCTTTTATAGGCTGGTATAAACTATTTGAAAAGGCTGGGCAACCAGGTTGGATGGGATTAGTTCCAATTTTAAATATCTACATCATGTTGAAGATATGTGGCAGGCCTTTATGGTGGATGTTTCTCCTTTTAATACCTGGTATAGGTATTATCGTTGCTGTAGGTATATCCGTCGACGTTTTAAAATCTTTCGGTAAAATAAAAGTTGGTGATCAATTCAAAGGAATTGTATTAGCATGTTATTTTATTCCTAAATGGGGATTTGATAGTGAAACTAAGTATTTGGGCCCATCCGCAAGTCCTGAATTTCGTGAAAAATATACGTCTATACTAAAAAAGTCATCAACACAGGAGTGGACCGAAGCTATCATATTTGCTGTTGTAGCTGCTACGCTTATCCGTACTTTATTTATTGAAGCTTATACCATCCCTACACCATCGATGGAGCGCTCCTTACTGGTAGGCGACTTTTTGTTTGTAAGTAAAGTGAATTACGGCGCCCGTACTCCTATGACGCCTGTTGCGTTTCCATTTGCGCATCATACCATGCCGCTCATCAATACCAAGGCCTATTGGGATGGCATCAAAATACCTTATTATCGTTTACCCGGTTTAAGCGAAGTGAAAAAGGGAGATGTGGTGGTATTTAATTACCCTATGGATGCCGATTCGCCATTGTATCGCCCGGTAGATAAACGCGAAAATTACATTAAACGCTGCCAGGGTACGCCCGGCGATACGCTTAGTTTGGTTGACGCCCAGGTTTACGTAAATGGTAAAGCGGCACCGAACCCGCCCGGCGAGCAGATTGACTACACCATGACCGCCAGTACCGAGCTTAACCCTAAAATATTGGACGATTTGCACATTACCTATTACGAAAGTAATCCAAACCCGACGATGACTAAAGAGGCCGCCAGTACGCTTAAGGGCTACTCAAACATACAATCGATAAGCCCTAAGATTACTCCGAAAGGTACCGATCCTATGGGCCCTGTATTTCCTGTTTACCCGCTATACAAAGTGTATAAGCTAAATAATAAGGTGCCCGATTATAAATGGAACCTGGATAATTTTGGCCCTATCATTATTCCTAAAAAGGGTTGGACTGTAAAGTTGGATAGCCTGACGTTCCCAATCTATGCCCGTGCTATAGAGATATATGAAGGCAATAAGTTAGAGGTAAAGGGCGGCGATATCTTTATCAATGGCGCCAAAGCTACCACCTACACCTTTAAAATGAATTACTATTGGATGATGGGGGATAACCGCCATGATTCATTGGACTCGCGTTTCTGGGGATTTGTTCCGGAGGATCACATTGTAGGCAAAGCCCTGTTTATCTGGATGAGCTGGGATGATAACGCAAGCTTCCTTAATAAAATACGTTGGAGCAGGTTGTTTAGGGGGATACATTAA
- the dapB gene encoding 4-hydroxy-tetrahydrodipicolinate reductase, giving the protein MKIALLGYGKMGKIIEQIALDRKHEIVLKIDYTNLDELTVDNLTKADVAIEFSTPDSVLNNIRQCFEAKVPIIIGTTGWYGQLQQIKDECIKTNNALLYASNFSVGVNIFFHMNQILAKLMNRYPYYEVQVEEIHHVQKLDSPSGTAMTIAEGIIDNLDSKTEWVNVLQENGDEPIDAVKSNQLLIESLRIDSVPGTHTVIYDSEVDMIEFKHTAHNRSGFALGAVLAAEWIQNKKGFFTASDMFNFDVK; this is encoded by the coding sequence ATGAAAATTGCATTATTGGGATACGGCAAAATGGGCAAAATAATTGAACAGATAGCCCTGGATCGTAAACATGAAATTGTATTAAAAATAGATTACACCAACCTGGACGAACTCACTGTTGATAATTTAACTAAGGCTGATGTAGCCATTGAGTTTAGTACGCCCGATTCTGTTTTAAATAATATCCGACAATGTTTTGAAGCTAAAGTGCCCATTATTATTGGTACGACAGGCTGGTACGGGCAACTGCAACAAATCAAGGACGAATGCATTAAAACTAATAATGCGTTGCTTTATGCGTCAAATTTTAGCGTGGGGGTAAACATATTCTTCCACATGAATCAGATTTTAGCTAAGCTGATGAATAGGTACCCTTACTACGAGGTGCAGGTTGAAGAGATCCATCATGTACAAAAGCTTGATTCGCCAAGCGGTACCGCCATGACCATCGCCGAAGGTATTATAGATAACCTGGACAGTAAAACCGAATGGGTGAATGTACTGCAAGAAAATGGCGATGAGCCGATTGATGCAGTAAAATCTAACCAATTACTCATCGAGTCGTTACGAATAGATAGCGTGCCGGGTACTCACACCGTTATTTACGATTCGGAAGTGGATATGATTGAATTTAAGCACACCGCGCATAACCGTTCTGGTTTTGCCTTGGGTGCCGTTTTAGCTGCCGAATGGATCCAAAATAAAAAAGGATTTTTTACAGCAAGCGATATGTTTAATTTTGATGTTAAATAA
- a CDS encoding DUF5683 domain-containing protein, with protein sequence MRRYLLFVALLFVSLGIKAQALRPPAHRSKTDSLNMVRDSVTSKPFVPKVKPEKVYHPDSTHSPHKAVMRSLMFPGLGQIYNRHGLWWRLPAIYTGITLLAINIYSNGKDYNLFLKESEWRAHGRIGNEPLPVYQGNVITNILDQTIYDYKDNLRRNRDLSIFGMVGVWGINMIDAYVEAKFMHSYSMDNNLSFKITPSITAPPVYASNFNTTFTPSLKITIFLR encoded by the coding sequence ATGCGCAGGTATCTACTGTTTGTTGCCCTGTTGTTTGTTAGTTTGGGCATTAAAGCCCAGGCATTACGCCCTCCTGCCCATCGCAGCAAAACCGACAGCCTTAATATGGTGCGCGATTCTGTTACTTCAAAGCCATTTGTGCCCAAGGTAAAGCCCGAAAAGGTTTATCATCCCGATAGTACCCACAGCCCGCATAAAGCTGTAATGCGCTCATTGATGTTCCCTGGGCTCGGGCAAATTTACAATCGCCATGGTTTGTGGTGGCGCTTGCCGGCCATTTATACCGGTATTACGCTGTTGGCCATTAATATTTATTCGAACGGGAAAGACTATAATCTTTTCTTAAAAGAATCTGAATGGCGGGCGCATGGCAGGATAGGTAATGAGCCTTTACCTGTTTATCAAGGTAATGTGATTACAAATATACTCGACCAAACCATTTACGATTATAAAGACAACCTGAGGCGTAACCGCGACTTAAGTATTTTTGGAATGGTAGGCGTATGGGGTATCAACATGATTGATGCCTATGTGGAAGCTAAATTTATGCATTCGTACTCGATGGATAATAACCTGAGTTTTAAAATTACGCCATCCATAACTGCGCCGCCTGTTTACGCTTCAAATTTTAATACTACATTTACTCCTTCATTAAAAATAACGATCTTTTTACGATGA
- a CDS encoding ParB/RepB/Spo0J family partition protein, whose protein sequence is MSAEKRNALGRGLGALLNNSEDKVPNTKGQVASSPQVNDMGSVNEIKISEIEVNPFQPRTEFDEQALIELADSIKLQGLIQPITVRKVNAHSYQLISGERRLRASKLAGLVQIPAYIRTANDQQMLEMALIENIQRENLNAIEVALSFQRMIDECNLKQDELGERVSKNRSTVTNYLRLLKLPPVIQASIRDGQITMGHAKALITMNDPVSQLYIHQQILQGGLSVRKVEEMVREMQQQRPSAKKDNKKPEGLTFQVQKIQDDLASKFGARVKLKMSDQGKGAIEIPFLSQDDLGRILEMLDW, encoded by the coding sequence ATGAGTGCTGAAAAGAGAAATGCTTTGGGGAGAGGCTTAGGAGCCCTGTTAAATAATTCTGAAGATAAGGTACCTAATACCAAAGGCCAGGTTGCAAGTAGCCCGCAGGTAAACGATATGGGTTCGGTTAATGAAATCAAGATCAGTGAGATTGAGGTAAACCCGTTTCAGCCACGCACCGAGTTTGATGAACAGGCATTAATTGAACTCGCTGATTCAATCAAGCTGCAAGGGCTCATCCAGCCCATTACCGTACGTAAAGTTAACGCGCATAGCTATCAGCTGATATCAGGCGAGCGCCGTTTGCGTGCCTCAAAATTAGCAGGCTTAGTACAAATACCGGCTTATATACGTACCGCCAACGACCAGCAAATGCTGGAAATGGCGCTGATAGAAAATATCCAGCGCGAAAACCTGAACGCCATTGAGGTAGCCCTGAGTTTTCAGCGAATGATTGATGAGTGTAATTTAAAGCAGGACGAATTAGGTGAACGTGTGAGTAAAAACCGGTCTACGGTTACCAATTATCTGCGTTTATTGAAATTACCCCCGGTTATACAGGCCTCCATCCGCGATGGGCAAATTACCATGGGCCATGCCAAGGCTTTAATTACCATGAACGACCCTGTGAGCCAGTTGTATATCCACCAACAGATTTTACAGGGCGGTTTATCTGTGCGGAAGGTTGAAGAGATGGTGCGCGAGATGCAGCAGCAACGTCCATCGGCAAAAAAAGACAACAAAAAACCGGAAGGATTAACATTCCAGGTTCAAAAGATACAGGACGACCTGGCCTCGAAATTTGGTGCCCGTGTTAAGCTTAAAATGAGTGACCAGGGTAAGGGCGCTATCGAAATCCCCTTCCTGTCGCAAGATGATCTGGGCCGGATCCTTGAAATGTTGGATTGGTAA
- a CDS encoding ParA family protein, with translation MSKIIALANQKGGVGKTTSSINLAACLAVLEFKTLLVDADPQANSTSGIGFDPRNIKNSIYECIINDVHPVDAIQKTDTPFLDLLPAHIDLVGAEIEMINLNDREYKMKAVLDKVRDDYDFIIIDCSPSLGLITINALSAADSVIIPVQCEYFALEGLGKLLNTIKIVQNRLNTKLEIEGILLTMYDVRLRLSNQVVEEVKTHFENLVFETIIQRNTRLSEAPSFGVSVIMHDASCKGAINYLNLAREIIRNNGLTRDESNLKIATVE, from the coding sequence ATGAGTAAAATTATTGCTTTAGCTAATCAAAAAGGGGGTGTAGGTAAAACTACATCATCTATTAATCTGGCTGCGTGTTTAGCTGTTTTGGAGTTTAAAACGCTGCTTGTTGATGCCGACCCGCAGGCTAACTCCACTTCGGGGATAGGTTTTGATCCACGCAATATAAAAAACAGTATCTACGAGTGTATCATTAACGATGTACATCCGGTTGATGCTATACAAAAAACAGATACACCATTTCTTGATCTTTTACCCGCCCACATTGATTTGGTAGGTGCCGAGATTGAAATGATTAACCTGAACGACAGGGAATATAAAATGAAGGCCGTGCTGGATAAGGTGCGCGATGATTACGATTTTATCATTATCGATTGTTCGCCATCTTTAGGTTTGATCACCATCAACGCCCTGTCTGCCGCCGACTCCGTGATCATCCCGGTACAATGCGAGTATTTTGCGTTAGAAGGTTTGGGCAAGCTTTTGAACACCATCAAGATCGTTCAAAACAGGTTGAACACTAAACTGGAAATAGAAGGCATTTTATTAACCATGTATGATGTGCGCCTTCGCCTTTCAAACCAGGTGGTTGAGGAAGTGAAAACCCATTTTGAGAATTTGGTTTTTGAAACCATCATCCAGCGCAACACCCGTTTAAGTGAAGCGCCAAGCTTTGGCGTATCGGTAATTATGCACGATGCCAGCTGCAAGGGCGCTATTAACTACCTTAACCTGGCGCGCGAGATTATCCGGAACAACGGCTTAACCAGGGATGAATCCAACTTAAAGATTGCAACTGTAGAATAG
- a CDS encoding NADPH-dependent FMN reductase produces MVTIIAGTNRPGSSTLKLAKYYQKVLSEKGIQADLLSLTELPDNCMVSDLYGKRSPEFEKIQQRITASDKFIFIIPEYNGSFPGVLKIFIDACNFPESFYDKKAALVGLSSGKYGNIRGVEHFTGICNYINLHVMALKIHITAVKSELNENAELFNADTVKFVHEQIDKFIKF; encoded by the coding sequence ATGGTTACAATTATCGCTGGCACCAACAGGCCCGGAAGCTCAACCCTGAAACTGGCAAAATATTACCAAAAAGTATTAAGCGAGAAGGGTATACAAGCCGATCTGCTATCGTTAACGGAGCTGCCCGACAATTGTATGGTGAGCGATTTGTACGGTAAACGCAGTCCCGAATTTGAAAAAATACAGCAAAGAATAACGGCAAGCGATAAATTTATTTTTATTATACCCGAATATAACGGAAGCTTCCCCGGCGTGCTCAAAATTTTTATTGATGCCTGTAATTTTCCGGAGAGCTTTTACGATAAAAAGGCGGCACTGGTTGGCCTGTCTTCGGGCAAATATGGCAACATCAGGGGTGTTGAGCATTTTACAGGTATCTGTAATTATATCAATTTACATGTAATGGCGCTCAAAATACATATTACTGCCGTTAAGAGTGAGCTAAATGAAAACGCCGAGCTCTTTAACGCCGACACGGTTAAATTTGTACATGAGCAGATAGATAAGTTTATTAAGTTTTAA
- a CDS encoding VIT1/CCC1 transporter family protein, translated as MHHENHLKSSDTIRDIVIGMSDGLTVPFALAAGLSGAINSSAIVVTAGIAEIVAGSIAMGLGGFLAGRTEADHYTSELKREYEEVERVPEQEKTEVMEVFADFGLSETLQRQIADEMARDKDKWVDFMMRYELGLEKPEANRATQSAITIGLSYIVGGIIPLSPYFLVDNSQMALYYSCGITLICLFIFGYFKSKVTGQNAVVGAFKVVIIGALAAAAAFLVARQITGK; from the coding sequence ATGCACCACGAGAACCATTTAAAGAGCTCCGATACGATACGCGATATTGTAATTGGCATGTCCGACGGACTAACGGTACCTTTTGCCCTGGCAGCTGGCTTAAGCGGCGCCATCAACTCGTCGGCCATTGTAGTTACGGCAGGCATCGCCGAGATTGTGGCGGGATCTATAGCCATGGGTTTGGGCGGCTTTTTAGCCGGGCGTACCGAGGCCGACCACTATACCTCTGAATTGAAAAGAGAATATGAAGAAGTGGAACGCGTTCCTGAACAAGAGAAAACCGAAGTAATGGAAGTTTTTGCCGACTTTGGTTTATCCGAAACCCTGCAAAGGCAAATAGCCGATGAGATGGCCAGGGACAAGGATAAATGGGTCGATTTTATGATGCGTTATGAACTGGGCCTGGAAAAGCCGGAAGCAAACCGGGCTACCCAGAGTGCTATCACCATTGGCCTATCCTATATTGTTGGCGGCATTATCCCGCTCTCACCTTATTTTTTGGTTGATAATTCGCAAATGGCCCTTTATTATTCCTGCGGTATTACTTTGATCTGCCTGTTTATATTCGGTTATTTTAAAAGCAAGGTAACAGGTCAAAACGCCGTAGTTGGCGCATTTAAAGTAGTAATCATAGGCGCGCTTGCCGCTGCGGCTGCATTTTTGGTTGCCAGGCAGATTACTGGTAAGTGA
- a CDS encoding PQQ-dependent sugar dehydrogenase: MMTRIQALTLIGLITAMGGCAPNKKADQSKTSIATHTGTIDLPAPYATKSTKAYCDVIGWDNKTPVAPPGFKVSLFGDSLTNPRNIYVGRNGDVFVSEANTEVGLIKRWGAALLGISKSQYLGKSKNDIILFREINGKPVNMGVFLSGLNQPYGMLVWRNYFYVACTDGLWAFPYHAGDTRITGEGKKLLDLPAGGYNNHWTRNVVVSGDSTHLFVSVGSGSNSGEHGMENEVRRADILQIKPDGSQERVYASGLRNPAGISINPFNYELWASVNERDDLGDELVPDYLTSVRDGGFYGWPYAYFGPHQDPNHKNERPDLVKKTIVPDVSLGAHTASLGLTFYTSKVFPVKYWRGAFVTQHGSWNSSKLVGYKVLFVPFNHGKPGKPEDFLTGFIADLDKKQVHGRPVGVAVAHDGSLLVADDTSNKIWKVSLAE; encoded by the coding sequence ATGATGACCAGGATACAGGCGTTAACATTAATTGGCTTGATAACGGCAATGGGCGGTTGTGCCCCCAATAAAAAGGCCGATCAAAGCAAAACCAGTATTGCAACTCATACCGGAACAATTGATTTACCCGCCCCATACGCCACAAAATCAACCAAAGCATACTGTGATGTAATAGGCTGGGATAACAAAACCCCTGTTGCCCCGCCAGGTTTTAAGGTAAGTTTATTTGGCGATAGCCTAACCAATCCGCGTAATATTTATGTGGGCCGCAACGGCGATGTTTTTGTATCGGAGGCTAATACCGAGGTTGGCCTGATTAAGCGATGGGGAGCCGCTCTGCTGGGTATCAGCAAATCGCAATACCTCGGTAAAAGTAAAAACGATATTATTCTGTTCAGGGAGATCAATGGTAAACCTGTTAATATGGGCGTGTTTTTAAGCGGTTTAAACCAGCCCTACGGGATGTTGGTATGGCGCAATTATTTTTACGTGGCCTGCACAGATGGTTTATGGGCATTCCCTTACCACGCGGGCGACACGCGTATTACCGGCGAGGGTAAAAAACTGCTCGACCTGCCCGCCGGTGGTTATAACAACCATTGGACGCGTAACGTGGTTGTAAGCGGCGATAGCACCCATTTATTTGTATCGGTAGGCTCGGGCAGCAACAGCGGCGAACATGGCATGGAAAACGAAGTGCGGCGGGCCGATATTTTACAGATTAAACCGGATGGATCACAAGAGCGGGTTTACGCCAGCGGTTTGCGTAACCCGGCAGGCATCAGCATCAACCCTTTTAATTATGAACTATGGGCCTCCGTTAACGAGCGCGACGATTTAGGCGACGAACTGGTGCCCGATTACCTGACCAGCGTGAGAGACGGCGGCTTTTATGGCTGGCCTTACGCCTACTTTGGCCCACACCAGGACCCTAACCACAAAAATGAACGCCCGGACCTGGTTAAAAAGACGATAGTGCCGGATGTTTCCTTAGGGGCGCATACGGCATCGCTCGGTTTAACTTTTTATACTTCCAAAGTATTCCCCGTTAAATACTGGCGCGGTGCTTTCGTTACCCAGCACGGATCGTGGAACAGCTCGAAACTGGTTGGCTATAAGGTGTTGTTTGTACCCTTTAACCACGGCAAACCCGGCAAGCCGGAGGATTTTTTAACTGGCTTTATAGCAGATTTGGACAAGAAACAAGTACACGGCAGGCCTGTTGGGGTAGCGGTGGCACATGATGGATCGTTGTTAGTTGCCGATGATACTTCAAATAAAATATGGAAGGTGAGTTTGGCCGAATAG